From the genome of Brassica oleracea var. oleracea cultivar TO1000 chromosome C4, BOL, whole genome shotgun sequence:
TGTTTTGCCTTCACAGACATCGCAAACTGTATAGCCAAGACCTTCACAGTACACACACTTGGCATCTTCATCAACCAATTCCATAAACTACAACATTGAAGAAAAACTTAGGCTACTTGGAATATACACACACACATAATCAAAGCGAGATTGTTTTCATTTTGCTCACCTGCGGCTCAATGTTCGGTTCACCGGTTCCATCGCACTCTACATCAACCAAAAAATCCATATCAAGTTTCCATTTAATTAATGATCTACGACAACTCTGTACTGTGAGGTGTTACTAAGAATACAGATTATTTTGAACCAAGATTGGCTACATTGGATGCAAGATTATACCTTCCTTTTGCTAATTTTGGTGTCTACTAACACTCTTACTTTTTCTCTAACAGATTCTAAACTTTAAAAGAAGCGATGAAGTTCACTTCGCGAAGGGATTATACCTAGGCACATCAATCGACCCTCCCCTCGACAAGAGATGCACTTCCTTCTGGTATCTGTAGATTTACTTGCGTCTATCGGTTTGTTGAGCCTGGAGGGATCTTCCCACCGGTTTTCTCCGAGAAGGAAAACCCGATGTTGAGAAACCTCATTTCCTCTGTTACCTTGGTCTTTTATGATTGACTGCTGCTTCTCAGAGACTTGCGTCTTTACCGCTCCATTACCAGCTTCCTTGGTGATGAAAGAAATGGTTCAGCAGAACGAATAACTCTTTTAACATCTTTAAGAAAATTACTGTCATTTTAGAATACTCATGGTCCCTAAATTCTCAAACATAGTGATGCAGTACTTCCACCTTTCATCGATTCTTTTAAAGACTCATCATATTAGACACTTCAGATTGGGAACAAAGCTCACTAGCAATATAACATCATCCAGTGATGGTAACAATACTCAGTTAACAAGTTTGTGAGGCCAAAGCATACAATGGGACTTCAAATTAGGCATAGGAAGGGGACAGGACAGTATACCAAAGCATAGAGAGACCAAAGGCTTCCTAAAAGTATTTGCCACACAATATTTGAGTGGTATAGATTCAGGATCCATTAAATAATCGTGGTAGAAACAATGCATGATTTAGAACAACAAAAGAAGACATAATAACACTACTCCAAATGTTAGAGGTTTCAGTTTTTTTTACCTCTTGCTTTATTGCACTTGCTTCATCCTTATCTGTCTTTACGTCTTCATCCATAATTTGATCCATGAACAAAATCTGAAGGAGCTCTTCTGTCATTACCCCGTCTTCACGGACGCCTAAAGATGACTTTCAAATCAAAACATAAACTAAGTCAAAATCCCCATCAGATAAACCAAAAGTGAGCTAAAGGAAAAAAAAAAAACATACTTGCCAAGTCTTAACAGCTCTTGCTGTCCCACTTGAGAAGCTTGAGAACTCCATGTCCTCCTCACCCGAGTAGAATCCTAGTTTTAGCAGAGCTTCCTATCACATAGAAAAATAAAATTCACAGAGGAAATCATCAAAAAAGAACATTCATCAAAACACTTTCAACTGTATAAATCAT
Proteins encoded in this window:
- the LOC106342932 gene encoding uncharacterized protein LOC106342932 isoform X1, with translation MASSSLPLSLPFPLLSRSNTRALTFRRSRLFLSLPSSIVCLSTQNPSGEESRWLREEQRWIREEQRWLREEQRWIRERETLLQEIADLQLQIQTLESRNPDTISNIAALLQVLKEKNRISESGSSAKPMVLENTREPEEDEEEEEEVVVEKRVVAEEKVRVSEPVKKRVTLKVGSEGEEVQAMQEALLKLGFYSGEEDMEFSSFSSGTARAVKTWQSSLGVREDGVMTEELLQILFMDQIMDEDVKTDKDEASAIKQETKEAGNGAVKTQVSEKQQSIIKDQGNRGNEVSQHRVFLLGENRWEDPSRLNKPIDASKSTDTRRKCISCRGEGRLMCLECDGTGEPNIEPQFMELVDEDAKCVYCEGLGYTVCDVCEGKTAV
- the LOC106342932 gene encoding uncharacterized protein LOC106342932 isoform X2; this translates as MASSSLPLSLPFPLLSRSNTRALTFRRSRLFLSLPSSIVCLSTQNPSGEESRWLREEQRWIREEQRWLREEQRWIRERETLLQEIADLQLQIQTLESRNPDTISNIAALLQVLKEKNRISESGSSAKPMVLENTREPEEDEEEEEEVVVEKRVVAEEKVRVSEPVKKRVTLKVGSEGEEVQAMQEALLKLGFYSGEEDMEFSSFSSGTARAVKTWQSSLGVREDGVMTEELLQILFMDQIMDEDVKTDKDEASAIKQEEAGNGAVKTQVSEKQQSIIKDQGNRGNEVSQHRVFLLGENRWEDPSRLNKPIDASKSTDTRRKCISCRGEGRLMCLECDGTGEPNIEPQFMELVDEDAKCVYCEGLGYTVCDVCEGKTAV